In Tepidisphaeraceae bacterium, the sequence TCACCTACCACGGCAGCACCGCCGCCGCCGCCGAACTGGTCGCCACCCTCACCAATCACGGCACCACCGCCCTCGCTATCCAGTGCGATCTGACCGACCCCGACCCTGCCACCGCCGAGATCGCTACCCGCATTACCGCCCACTTCGCCCGCTTGGATGTGCTCGTCAACAACGCCAGCCTCTACGAGCCCAGCGACCTGAGCCACGCCACCCTCGCCCAGCTCCGCCGCTTCCAAGCCATCCACGTCGAGTCCCCCCTGCTGCTCTGCCAGCGCCTTGCCGCCCTGCTGCGTGCCGGCGACGGGGGTCACATCATCAACATGGTCGACGTGCTCGCCGAGCGTCCCTGGCCGCAATACCTGGCCTACTGCACGACGAAGGCCGCCCTCGTCAACCT encodes:
- a CDS encoding SDR family oxidoreductase; this translates as MTPAKPVALVTGGAKRVGRAIVERLAAEGFNIAFTYHGSTAAAAELVATLTNHGTTALAIQCDLTDPDPATAEIATRITAHFARLDVLVNNASLYEPSDLSHATLAQLRRFQAIHVESPLLLCQRLAALLRAGDGGHIINMVDVLAERPWPQYLAYCTTKAALVNLTLGLARELAPQVTVNGIAPGVVEWPPGYPEDEKQKYLQRVPLARPGTSTDVAELIAFLVTRGTYITGQIIRLDGGRMLT